A stretch of DNA from Methanomassiliicoccales archaeon:
TCAAGTGATCTCAATTCCTTTTTGAGTTCCTCTGGTGTCGGTATCGGACCGAGGATATCGTCCACTCTTCCGACAGCTCTCTCTATGTCCTCAATCCTGCTCGCATCTCGCGGTGGCGTTTGTCTTGCCATACCTAGGTACTCAGATGCGCCCTCAACAAGTCTCGTTAGCTCAAACGGCAGGACGAACTTCGTCGCGGGACCGCTTCCGAGCTCTTTCAATGTATCGAGAGAAAGAACTGTCAACGCTTTTGAATCGAGCGGTGTTGCTCCTAGGGACAGAATCCTAAGCTTCTGGGCCTCTCCCTGGCTTCGCAGAATCGTAGCGAGCCTCTCTCCTTCTGCCTCAAGAATCTTTGCCTGTCTGATACCTTCGGCCTGGAGAATCCTTGCCCGTTTCTCTCCTTCGGCATTGAGGATCGCTGCTTTTTTCTGACCATCTGCTTTTAAAATAGCGGCTCGTCTCAGTCTCTCGGCCGACGTCTGCTCTTCCATCGCCTCTTTGACTTTACCAGCCGGATCGACCTCCCTGATCTCGACTGCCTCGACTTTTACCCCCCATTTGTCCGTTGCTTCATCGAGGACATCTCTCAGGTGGAGATTGATCTTCTCTCTGTTCGAAAGTATCTCGTCGAGCTCCATGTCCCCAATGATCGATCTTAGTGTTGTCTGTGCGAGATAGATCGTCGCCATTCGGTAATTAGTCACCTGGAAGAATGCCTTGGTAGGATCAATGACCTTGATATAAATGATGGCATCGACATTCGTAGGGGAGTTATCCTTTGTAATAACCTCTTGCCTAGGGACATCCAACACTTGTGTTCTCAGATCGATCTTGACAACCTCATTGATTAGCGGGGTTACATAATTGAAGCCTTGGTTGAGAACTCTTACAAACCTGCCCAGCCTCATGTAAATGGCCTGTTCATAAGGCCTCACGATTTTAATACCGCTCGCAAGGATCCCTATTGCTGTAAAAATCGCAAGTAACAAAAGCGATAATATGACCGCACTCATTACATCCATTCTATTTGCCCCCAGTTCCCAAATTTCTCAAAAATCTCCAATCAATTCACCTTCTCTTTTGTCTCATTCATCGACACCTTTTCATTGGCCAATTCCTCAACAAATACATGAACTCCCTCACTATTCTTAACAACGACGCGCGCTCCAACAGGTATGATTTTTGACGCAGTCGCGCTCCAGATATCGTTCTGGATGCGTACTTTTCCTCGAAGATCGTATGGTGTCACCTCACGGACGACAATGCCGGTTGAACCAATTAATGAAGTTGCGACCGTTGTTTCAGGGGGTGCTGGGGGGGCCAGCTTCTGATAGAGCTTGATTGTAACAAGCGTCGTTGGGATGAGAACGATGACGGCCGCAACAGGTGCCCACCAGCTCAGTAGCCATTCCGGGGACACTAAACCGATCCCGCCGAGAACAATTAAGACAGTAGCTGGAACGAGGATAAAAGACCCTGGTGACGCCGCCTCAGCGATTAGCATAATAATGCCAATAACGATGAATGCAAGTGCCAGTATCGTACCTAGAGACATCGTTATTTTAATTGAGGTTGTGGTATTTAGACCTATGTTCCGTAATCTTTTCAAAGCTCAACTCAGACAGCCTTGATCAAGTCTCAGAGTTCATTTCCTGCATTTGTATCTCATTTCAAACGGCGAGGACGGGGCCAGAAGGAGTCTTGATAAATGGAAGATAAATGATTTTTTCATCTTTCACAATAAGAGAATAATCGAGATACTGGAGGACTCCTGGTTTTTCAGCTTCTATCGTCACGACGACAAAATCAGCAAGTTCCTGGGCTTCCTCTTTTGTCAACAGAACAGGCATTCGTGGAACACCGCCGAAATTCATTGTCGTATGATAGTGAGGCGGATTTAGTGTCAGGCGTGTAGAGAGTATTTTGAAGTCTTCTAAACTGACGTCGAAGGCGGGAATGAATACAAAGAGCATCCCAGAATCTCTATCGCCCTTGATCCACTGAGATAGGCGGAAAAAAGAGCCTCGCTCGACATTTTTTGATCTGATGGAGAAGTCGCAATAAAGTCGCCAAAAGGGCATATACATTCTTTCACCTGCAGTACCTGGAGCAAAGTCCGCAATCTCATAATCAATGCTCTCGATGCCATGATTTCTCGTATGCATCATCTTACAGTTATCGCAGAGAAAGATGCGCTCCTTGTTTTTCATGCGGATCGGCGTTCCGCACGACGGACACTTGATCTGCACAATTTTCATCTATACACCCTCTGAAACTTCCGCGTTACCTCTGAAATCTCCTTCAAAATCTCTCCTGGTGAATGTGACCTCTCGCTAAAGTCCCCGACAATGATCTCGGAGCCTCGCCTAAAGAATCGGTAGAAAACATAAAGAATGGCAACGCCTGCTCCGATTGCAGCTAGCGCTATGCCGGGGTCTGCCTGTGATATTAAGATCCCTGCAGCCGCGATCAAACCTCCTATAGATGCACCAGCGGTAACGGCGAGACTTTGAAATATGGGATCTCCTGGTGCTCTGCCAGAAATGATCTTACCAGTCACACCGTCGATCGTACAGACGTACATGCGATCTCGGTACTCGTAGCGAACGACCCAAATCGGATAATACGCGAGAAAAATTCTCCTGGGAAGAACGTGAAGTCGCTCAAAAGTGATTTCTGTCAATCGAGTGCTGTCACGCGCTCGAGAGAAAGCATCATCCTTTGCATGCTGCAGTGCATCATCCCTACTCGTTGTTGATTCGAAAGTTGGTATCATTTCGAAATCTTCAAAACTTGTCTCACCGGATAAGTTTCTCAAATTCCGTATGCCTAAATCTCCTGGATCGCAAGCGATCTCGGTGAAAACATATTCCTTCATGATCATGATTTCCTTTGGAATCCGCTCTTTGCGCATGTTTCCCTTTGAATCGGTATGAATGTGTTCCTCATATCCACAGATCCATCCTGCGACTTTCAGATCAATATTCCAAAAAGGAAGATAGATTGGGTAACACTCGACAACCTTGCCCGATCTCTTGAGATCTCTTGCCTTAAATCCTTCGGACCACCAGCGTTTCGATTCTAGGACAACGGAGTCCTTTGTGATTTTATTTTTAAAGGCTATTGTGTATACACCGCTATCCCCCTCGATAAAGAGCGCTGAATCACAGTAATCACAAATCACAACATTTTCGCCTTCGCTGGCGTTGATCGTTCCGCCACAGGCTGGACAATTGAGGCTAATCGTGATATCCATGTTCACATTCTCCTTGCCACCACTAGTGCCGTAAGAAATACACTGATAAGGGTTACTCCCATCAACATGAGTGCAACCGGAAGATTGAATACCGCAAGAAGCCCCTCAGCGACGAATGCAATAAACCCTACTGTTGCAACAAGCATATAACCCATCGAACTTCGAGCAGGAAAACTCGAGGAGAAGACCTCACCCGATGAGCCATCTATTACTACATCATACTTCTTTCCATCAAAAATGTAATCGATTCTCCATATCGGAAAGAAAACTAGCGCTTGTTCCACACGCTCCCCAGGGAGGCTATTGAGATACGACAACATCTCAATATCTAGATTAACCAATTCTGCCCCTTGCTTATCGAAAGAGGAGTCGAAAATTCTTAGGTCCCCCGCGGGGATTTTCAGGCGATGCAATCCTGGCAATGTCGTGGATGCAGCAGGTTCAACGAAGACTTGTTCTTTGCCATTAACTCTCCTCTTGAACATATAAACGGGGAAGTATGCGTTCTTGACTAATGCGATCTCCGCTTTTTTGTCGAGGTCCTTGGCTCTTGATGGTCCAGCTGCCCACCGTCTAAAAATGCCAATTGCATCATTTTCCCTGACCGCGAAGGGAATAATGTAATAGAACCCAGCGCCAGACTTGTCGATATATATTTCAGTCCTACAAAAAGCACATTTTGTGAACTTCGTCCCAGCGTCGATGAGAACTGCAGCGCCACATTTCGGACACTTGATTGATGCCATCGATGTCCCTTTGTTTTCTAACCAATCACAGTGGCTTTCCGCATTCTGGACAGAATTTCGAAGTTGCAGGAACTTCGGCACCGCAATTTCCGCATTTTTTCATCGAAGAAATGTTAACGCCACACGACGGACAGAACTTGGAACGGGGTGGTACGTCAGCTCCACAATTAGGACACTTTGAGGTTTGAGTCGACGTCAAGGGCGATCCACACTCCGCGCAGAATTTGTTAGTGGCGAGGTTCTGAGTACCACATTTCGGACATCGAATCGCAGCTTGTGGCGGTGCAGCAGGTGGAACCTGCTGCGACTGGCGCATCGAATCAAGCATCGTCCATCCCATACCAATTCCAGCACCTACACCTACTCCGGCTCCCGCCGCGCCGCCAGATGGATTCTGTGCAGCGTCCCGCATCGCCTGTCCGGTCTGATATTGGATATAATTGGCACCGAGCACCTGCATGGAGGATCTCGTATCGACGGCCTTTTGTACTTCTTCTGGAAGCGAAATATAAAGCCCCGATATTTTATCGATGAGAACGCCATAGAGGTCGAAATGATCTTTCGATCTCGAAAGGATGACTTGCTCAATTGTCGTCAGGTTGCTTGCAATATCGGCGACGCCTAACCCCTGGTTTTTCATGTCCCCTAGAACGTCATATACAAGGACGACGACTTGCTCCCTGATTCTCTCCTCAACTTCAGCGCTCGTTGCAAAGTTGAGTGTGCCTATAAATTGATTCACAAAATTCGCGGGAGATGATATCTTGTAACGAAATTCACCAAAAGCTCTCAGATTGACAAGACCGAATTCTTTATCTCTGAACGGGTACGGCTGCTTGCTTCCGAATTTACCATCGAAAACTCTCTTCTGAAGATAAATGACTTCAGCCTGCTGCTGCACGCCTGAAAGAAATTTCACAATCGGTCCGACGATAGGGGCGTTAATGGACGTAAGGGCGTACCTATCAGGGCGATCAATATACGCGAGTACTTTACCATCTCGGAAGAAAACCGCTATTTCATCTTCTCTCACAACAATATTATCGTTAAATCGGATGTTCCTTGGCATCCTGAACATAATGTTGTTTCTCTTGTCAGCATCTTCCCATTTGAATGTCTCAGCGCCAATGATACTCATTGATCACACCTCGGTACCTTCAACAACTCTCAGGCGGCTGCGAAATTGATCTTCAAAATCGGCAGCTTTGCTCTTAATATCCGTGATCATTCTTTCAACCTTCTTCATCTCCACATTCATCGTATCTCTTTTCAAATCATCAATGTCACTAGATATCGATGATTGTAGTTCCAGCATTCTCAAATCGTATTCGTAAAGCGTATTGAGCTCTTCTTCATGAATTGTTATATCTGATACCAGACCTGAATATCCCGTTTCCGCGTAAGAAACCAATCCTTCAAGCTTCTTGAACTGGTTAATAAGGCCCCCGATCGCATCAAGTATCTCAAAGGATTGGTGTTGCGCCAGAAAAGATCTACATTCCTCGAGCTCTTTGCGCTGCTTTGCAAGCTTATCGGCCAGC
This window harbors:
- a CDS encoding SPFH domain-containing protein, which encodes MDVMSAVILSLLLLAIFTAIGILASGIKIVRPYEQAIYMRLGRFVRVLNQGFNYVTPLINEVVKIDLRTQVLDVPRQEVITKDNSPTNVDAIIYIKVIDPTKAFFQVTNYRMATIYLAQTTLRSIIGDMELDEILSNREKINLHLRDVLDEATDKWGVKVEAVEIREVDPAGKVKEAMEEQTSAERLRRAAILKADGQKKAAILNAEGEKRARILQAEGIRQAKILEAEGERLATILRSQGEAQKLRILSLGATPLDSKALTVLSLDTLKELGSGPATKFVLPFELTRLVEGASEYLGMARQTPPRDASRIEDIERAVGRVDDILGPIPTPEELKKELRSLEEAMEKEKKEVESIAEATKKDKGRSIQID
- a CDS encoding NfeD family protein — translated: MSLGTILALAFIVIGIIMLIAEAASPGSFILVPATVLIVLGGIGLVSPEWLLSWWAPVAAVIVLIPTTLVTIKLYQKLAPPAPPETTVATSLIGSTGIVVREVTPYDLRGKVRIQNDIWSATASKIIPVGARVVVKNSEGVHVFVEELANEKVSMNETKEKVN
- a CDS encoding zinc ribbon domain-containing protein; this translates as MASIKCPKCGAAVLIDAGTKFTKCAFCRTEIYIDKSGAGFYYIIPFAVRENDAIGIFRRWAAGPSRAKDLDKKAEIALVKNAYFPVYMFKRRVNGKEQVFVEPAASTTLPGLHRLKIPAGDLRIFDSSFDKQGAELVNLDIEMLSYLNSLPGERVEQALVFFPIWRIDYIFDGKKYDVVIDGSSGEVFSSSFPARSSMGYMLVATVGFIAFVAEGLLAVFNLPVALMLMGVTLISVFLTALVVARRM
- a CDS encoding SPFH domain-containing protein; the protein is MSIIGAETFKWEDADKRNNIMFRMPRNIRFNDNIVVREDEIAVFFRDGKVLAYIDRPDRYALTSINAPIVGPIVKFLSGVQQQAEVIYLQKRVFDGKFGSKQPYPFRDKEFGLVNLRAFGEFRYKISSPANFVNQFIGTLNFATSAEVEERIREQVVVLVYDVLGDMKNQGLGVADIASNLTTIEQVILSRSKDHFDLYGVLIDKISGLYISLPEEVQKAVDTRSSMQVLGANYIQYQTGQAMRDAAQNPSGGAAGAGVGVGAGIGMGWTMLDSMRQSQQVPPAAPPQAAIRCPKCGTQNLATNKFCAECGSPLTSTQTSKCPNCGADVPPRSKFCPSCGVNISSMKKCGNCGAEVPATSKFCPECGKPL